The genomic interval tgctccggtttcctcccattccTCCCccctcctgccttgcgcccaatgattccaggtaggctctggattcaccacgaccctgaactgaataagagcttacagataatgaatgaatgaatgatctatCTACCCATCTATCTGTCATGCCCTTGTCCTCTCATCTGTTTtccctgtttgttattgttcatgtttCCGCCCTTGTCCTGCTTTTGTTCCTTCTCCTCctcagtgttatttgtaatcctgccccttcattatctgttccaggtgtccgttGTCTGTGTTAGGTACTTAAGTCCCCATGTCTCACTTCCTGGTTGTTGATCATTTGTTTCGTTTGTCATCATTTGATGACAggtcctgccgctcctgtccccgagaaggtGGCGATCTCCGTCACTTCTGTTTGCATGATGAAGGCAGCATACGCCGCTTCTACTCCAGTGAAAGCATCAAACCCGGCTGCTTCTGCACCTGTGACTCGGGCCCCGGCCACTTCAGTTCGTGTCCgtaggtccctagagctgtgcccaggctggcttctcagaCATCCCCAGACTTTTACCAGTCCTGGGCACTCCCCAGTTATTTTGGTACGGAGCCTGACActatcataaaaatataaaatattttaagtggTCACAAATGCTCAGTGGTTTGTTTTTACTTACTACTCAACTAATCAgctaattcacacacacattacataaTGATGTTCCAAATTGTTGTAATAAGtattgattatatatattttgtgtgtcAAGTGAAAAAGTACAAATATTGCTTCTGAGACAAAAGATGTTGAAACAAATTTTATTTGCATGAGTATGTTTGACAAGAACATAAAAAGTTAGCAGTTTCTCCAAGAATCAgctaaagtttaaaaaaaaaaaaagttaaaaagagCTGCCATGacatatttgaattatttatttgattaaaaattcCTTTGTCAGTTGGTTGCTGCTGACTGTTGAAAAAATGTCTAATGtatatttcattttcttattGGATGCACAATTGTGCCCACAATtacatgcattttatttttaatttgatattttatGGTAATAACTTCAGATTTACAATAATCagttttttataataattaaattagtgACTTACTCGATTGCTGATATAATCCATACTGGCAGCTCTATTGCAAATTAACTTTGCAAAATGACATTTTGGCGATTAAAGCATGAAAAGGGCTTGAGGATCTAGCTGCATTCCTATTACCAACAGTTCTTACAGCAATAAGCCCAGCTGCCATCAGTAGTGTAGCACCAGAGGTAAGATTCACCGTAGTAGCTACAGGGGTGATCAGATTTGCAGGTTTTTCCATCTACAGCAGTGAAGCAATCATCCCGATTGCAGCACTTTTGCTTTTCATCACTCTTAGTGGTGTAGCAATAGTCTAGCGCTTCGCCGTACTTTGAGCAGGCATAGTTAGCACGGCAGTAATCTCCACTTTGGGCTTTGGTTTCCCATACTGGCGGGCTGCAGTAGTACCATTCTCCAGACTCTTTGTAACACCAATAGGCACTCCAGCCATAAATGCCACATGGGTGATCAGCCTTGCATTTCTCTCCTTGGACCGTGATGGCAGAGTACAAGGGTGAGCACTTGACCAGATTCTGCTTAGAGTAACACCTGTAATCTTCTGTCTCTTTGTTGTAAAGGCAAGCTGATGTGCAGTTCACCCCAGACCCATCTTCAGTCTTTGACTCCTCTGGCGCCAGCTTACATTCTAACAGCTCTGACGATGCGTTTCTCTTCACCGAGGTCAGAAGACAAGCAGTGTCAGAcacatatttcattttctctgtttgCTCAGAAAAAGTGtaaacactgtcaaagaacagtgATATGGTCATTTCGGTCACAACGGGCTTCTCAGAGGCAAAATTAAGCGTTAAGGctgtttcatacatttttagcaGATTAGGGGTCATCTGCAGCTGCTGGAGAGATTGCAGTTGAACATTTGTGTACAGACTTTTTACCATCTCCTGTGATTTCTCATTTTCAGGGAAACAATCATCAACAAAAATCTTGCCATCATATAGATCCATGTCGTCATATAGCTCTGTTAGCTTATTATTCAAATCTCGAACAGACATCATCTCAATTGAACTGTCTGGCTGGTTCTGTCCAATGTAGCCAAGAGAAAACGACTCTTTGTTATCAGTGGGATGTTTAAAGCAGAGAGCTGTCCACACGTGAGAGGGAACGGTCACTTTCTCGTACTCACGCTGTTCGTCTTGAGCAGATTTTTCCTTCCGTGGGATTCTGTAATTTGCCTGGGGGATGGTACCTGTGATTAGGTAGGGAGTGGCTGCAGGATTTTGCTGAAGCTCAGTGGTCAACATCCTATTCATTTCCTTTCCCACCTTATACCAGTGGTGACGGTAAAAAGCGGCATCCATGGGCGCTACGTTAGtcagtgtaaatgttgcatCACGGCCCTTGCCACACTGGGCACTTGAAGGGTTTAGCTGCCCACGGTCATAATCAGTGTAAGCGTAGTAACCGTTAATGGcttgattttgttttatttgatcaaCATTAAACTGACTCTCGGGGCTCAATCTTTGTTCACTTTCTCCAGAAAGCTGTGAAATAAACAGAAGAGATCAGATGTTGAAGTTATGCCTTGAAACCAAATTTTACAAGTGAATGTCCTTTAAGAAATTAAATGTAAGTTTAGTTATTATTTTATCAGTTATTTTGTTggtgcaataaaaaaataactaaaaatacAGTCCAAAGGCTTAATGAAAATATAACACATTCTCTGCAGAGAACAAAATTAAATATAGCGCTTTGTTGTTAAACATAAAgcagaataaatatataaaaaaatgtcacAAAAGTACCACAACTGTTTCTTTCATTAAATAGTAACTTGTGCAGAAGTGTTTTCTCTTTTGAAACTTAGatttttacttagaaaatcaatgAAATGAAGTTTGGCAATGGATGCTGCACATTGtatattacataatgttttacacaacaatCTTGTATTTAGTAAAAATCCTTTTGGCAAAACTTCAGAATAAACTCCACACCCAAAGCCTATGTGATTGGATAATAGATGTAagactgaaaaatgtgtttgtgtttagaagTTTGTTTTGGTTCAAGTAAAACCAGTGTCATGTAAAACATGTGAAGAGTTCATTAAGAGATTTTCTAGGTTACAGAAGTAACAGCAATGTCCACGGTATGTTCAGAAAATCATAACATTTTGTGACACAATTTATAATGACAATGTTAAATGTAGTTCTATTGTAAACAGTGTATTTTACCTGTGGTTCAATGAAGAACTTGGAGTATTTTATACTTGAATCGCTGCATTCAGGATGGAAGATGTATGCACTGTACAGAGGAATTCGGTGGCGTTCAGAGTAAAGTGAGGCAAAGAATGCAGTTGTCGTACTCGCGTATCTCTGACAGATTTTCTTGCCGTTTTTGTCCATTCCTGTTGGTTCTGTTTCTTCGTAAAAAAACTCTTTACAGTTGGAaaagcttttgaccacttctGCTTGCGCACTAAGTGCCCCCAGTAAAACACAAGTGAGGACGGACAGAATCATGATGGGACTCCAGTTCAGACATGGGCACATGCTTGTCTTTAATACATCAAACCTTACTGCTGACTCATGCTTTCAAGTTTGTTGAAAGTGATAGGATTCTAACTGACTGCTTCATGCTGGCCGTATGAGGCAATAACGTACTTGTGAAATAGTTTCTAAAACTAGTTATGGACACAATTATAATACATAATTTATTAGCCTATGTGGTGCTATTATATAGTCTGTATTAAAGAGAAATACAGCTTACGACTTCTGGCAAGAGCTACAGATTCACCACACACGAGCCCTAGTTTCAGATGGGGAGCTGGGATGTT from Hoplias malabaricus isolate fHopMal1 chromosome 3, fHopMal1.hap1, whole genome shotgun sequence carries:
- the LOC136692958 gene encoding endonuclease domain-containing 1 protein-like, coding for MDKNGKKICQRYASTTTAFFASLYSERHRIPLYSAYIFHPECSDSSIKYSKFFIEPQLSGESEQRLSPESQFNVDQIKQNQAINGYYAYTDYDRGQLNPSSAQCGKGRDATFTLTNVAPMDAAFYRHHWYKVGKEMNRMLTTELQQNPAATPYLITGTIPQANYRIPRKEKSAQDEQREYEKVTVPSHVWTALCFKHPTDNKESFSLGYIGQNQPDSSIEMMSVRDLNNKLTELYDDMDLYDGKIFVDDCFPENEKSQEMVKSLYTNVQLQSLQQLQMTPNLLKMYETALTLNFASEKPVVTEMTISLFFDSVYTFSEQTEKMKYVSDTACLLTSVKRNASSELLECKLAPEESKTEDGSGVNCTSACLYNKETEDYRCYSKQNLVKCSPLYSAITVQGEKCKADHPCGIYGWSAYWCYKESGEWYYCSPPVWETKAQSGDYCRANYACSKYGEALDYCYTTKSDEKQKCCNRDDCFTAVDGKTCKSDHPCSYYGESYLWCYTTDGSWAYCCKNCW